The Streptomyces sp. WZ-12 genome segment CGTTCGACCAGTACCCGCGCAAGGGCCGGGCCACCGGCGGTGTGCGCTGCCAGCGGTTCTTGAAGGGCGAGGACTGTCTGACGCTGGCATGGGCCGGCCCGGCGCCCGTACGGGCCGCTGACGCCAAGGGCGCACCGGTTCCGCTGCCGGAGCCGGACCCCCGCCGGGACGGCTCCGGCGTGGCCCTGGCCAAGCCGGTGACGGCCCTGGCTGGCCCCGTGTAACCACGACCGGTCCCATACACGACCGACCCACACACACGACGGACGCCGCCGGGATGGTGAACAACCGCCCCGGCGGCGTCCGTTGTGCGTGCCGGGAACTGTCTCACTGGGGTCACCGGGCCTGTTGGCGACAATCCACGACATCAACCCGCCGGCATTGGCGGCCTGTGGCATCGCCTCAACTCATGGCGCACTACGAGGCCGCGCCTCGTACTCGCAGCAGACGCCGCACGTCCCGCCGCGCGGGCAGTGACCGGCACACCGCCCAACTCCCCCGTCATTCCTCCCGCGAGGCCACGTAACGCAACACGCCCCACATGCTGTGTTCGTCGGCCACCGTCGGCGCCTCCTGCCGGCAGTTCGCCAGCTCCTTGCGCAGCGCAGGCCCGTCGATGCCACTACCGATCATCACGAGTTGCGTGCGCCGTTCCTCGCCCTTCGGCCACGGCTCGGGGTAGAAGCGCAGGAAGTTGCCGACTGCGTGCAGCGTGAACCTCTGGCGGTTCTCCGGCACGTCGAAGTGGACGAATCCCTTGATGCGGTAGAGGCCGGAGGGACGGCTGTCCAGGAACTCCATCAGCCGGCGCGGGTGCATCGGCTCGACGGAAGTGAACTCCACGCTCTCGTACGCGGCGTGGAGATGCCCCGAGTGATGGTGGTCGCAACCACGGCAGTCCTGGTGGTCATGCTCGTGGTCATCACCGATGCCCTGCCCCGGAGGCCCCTGTGCGGAAGCCTCACGCAGCAGGTCTTCGAAGGACAACTGGCGGACCGCCGCGTCGCGGTCCTTCCCCGTCCCACGGTCGAAGAACAACTCCGGGGCGATCTGCCCATAGGCCGTGCAGATCACCGGCCGACCCGGGGCGAGCTCAGCAAGCGTGTCGACGAGTTCCTGACGCGCCTCGTCCGGGAGCCGGTCGGCCTTGTTGAGCACCACGAGATCGGCAATTCCGACGTGGCGATTCAGCTCGGGGTGCCGGGCACGAGTGTCCTCGAACTCCGCCGCGTCGACGACCTCGATCAGCCCGCCGTAGACGATCCGCTCGTTGTCGCTCGCGAGGATCATGCGGATGAGTTCCTGCGGCTCAGCTAGCCCACTGGCCTCGATGACGATCACGTCGATACGGGCGGCGGGGCGGGCCAGCCGCTCAAGATAGTCGTCCAACTCACTGGTGTCGACGGCGCAGCACAGGCATCCGTTGCCCAGCGACACCATGGAGTCCACCTGCCCGGCGACCGTCATGGCGTCGATCTCGATGCTGCCGAAGTCATTGACGATCGCACCGATGCGGGTGCCGTCGCCGGCACGCAGCAGGTGGTTCAGGAGGGTGGTCTTGCCCGATCCCAGGAAGCCCGCGAGCACGACGACCGGGATCTGTTGGGTGGCCAAGGGACGCCTCCATGGTGCGGGTGGCGGGCCGCACGGACCGGCGGCGGACGAGCTGCCGATCGTAACCGACTGCCCGCGGTCAGAGTCCGGCCCACCACCGCTGCCCGCGGCCTCCACCTACGGCATCGAGCCACACTCCTGATCGGCAACCGTGAACAGGGCACACCACCGACGACCCAACACCCAGCAGATCCCCACAACCTCGACCCAACTGCGGCTCGCAGGCAACCACACCGACCGCCCGAGGACCAGCCATGTCAGCGCCAGCCGCCTCGGGGCAGGCGACACCTAGATGAATGAGTCCGATGTCTTCAGTGGTCATAGGCGATCAGTGATCGCTTGGCTGGGGCGTTGGTGTTCCAGTTGTGCCAGATCGCCGTGGCCAGGGCGAGGAGTCGTTGGCCGGTGCGGGCGAAGACACCAGCGGGTGTCCGGCCTCCGTGTTGTTCGAGGCTGAGCTGGCCTTTGAGGGTGTCGAATACCGCCTCGATCCACTGGCGGACGTGGGCCAGGCGTCCATGCCGGACAGGCTCGTTCTTCAGGTCCGGCCGCACCAGATGGACGCCCAGGCGCTCTTCGAGGAACGCCTCGAACTCCCGCCCGGCGAAGCCCTTGTCCGCAAGAATCACTTGACCGGAGCGCATGAGGTGGTGGTCGCGTTCCAGCAGCGCGGTCATCACCTGGCGTTCGCCGAGTTTGGGGTTGGCCAGGCACCAGGACACCGGCATGCCCTCGGCTGTGGTCAGCAGGTAGAGCCGCAATCCCCAGAAGAAGCGAGAATGGCTCGCGCAGTAGCCGTATCCGGCGTGCCCTGCCAGGTCGGAGCGTTTGACTGTCTCGCGGGAGGCGGCGCACGGCAGTGGTGTGGAGTCGATCAGCCGCAGGTTGTCGTGCCAGGTGGGCACCTGCCTGGCCAGTGCCTGGATCACGGCCGAGATCAGTGGGCCGGCGGCGTTCAGGCGCTTGTTGTAGGCGGATTGCTGGGGCAGGTAGCGAAAGAGGTGTCCCAGTCGGGCGTGTACGAAGCGGATCCATTGCCGGGCCGAGGGAAAGCCCAGTAGGACCTGGGCGACGGCCAGGCACAGCAGTTCGGCGTCTGTCAGTTTCGGGGGTCGCCCGATCCGGCGACGAGGGGCCACATGGTCATCGATGAACACGTACAGTGCAGCCAGAAGGGCGTCCAGGTTTGTCGTCACACACGAGCCAACGGGCGCCCTTCGCCATGGTCGCGGCCAGCACAAACATCGGACTCATTCATCTAGGTGCCCGCATCTCGGCCTGGTCCCACCGTCCCTGCGCGCCGGCGCCCCGGCTTCCTACCGCCCGATGGCACCCGACTGCCGCCCCGCGGCAACCTGCCCTCACGCCCGGCTCCGCTGTACCGCAAGCAGGACACACCAGCGCCTCGTGCCGTTGCGTTGCCCTCCACTCTCCCGGCATTCCGGGCATCACCCTCCGGGTTAGGCTCGCCTTTGTGAGCACATGCGCTATCGCTTCCCTTGAAGCGGCCGAACCCCTCGCCGGAACGGCCGCAACCGCCCGGACTTGGCTGCTGATCGAGCAAACCGGACCATGGGGAGCCAAGGCGCTGACGGACAGCCACCTCGATCCGCACCTCGGCCGGGCCCTGGAAGCCGCAGCAGAAGGGACCGGCGTACGCGTCGCCCTCATCCGCCGCCCGGGCCGCCATGCCGACCTCCACGGCACCACCCGCCGCCGCATGTTCCTCGCACACACCTCGCCGGGCCGTTCCTGGATCCGCACCACCACCGTCACCGACCCGGGAGCCACGCTCGGACTCGACTTCGCCTCCCTGGGAGACGGAGACCATCACGGCCTCTGGGAGCCGTACACCGGCGAACCTATGGTGCTTGTGTGCACCAACGGCAAACGGGACCGCTGCTGTGCACTCCTCGGCCGCCCACTGGCCGCCCAACTTTCCACCGACGGCTGCGCGACCTGGGAGGTCACGCACATCGGCGGCCACCGCTTCTCCCCCACTCTCTTCGTTCTCCCCTACGGCTACGCCTACGGACGCGCCTCGGCCCAGTTGGTCAAGGACGTCGTGGAATCGGCCCGCAGTGGCCGTATCGCGCTCGACCAGTGCCGGGGCCGATCGACGTGGGACCGGCCGGCCCAGGCTGCCGATCTCGCCGTCCGAGAGCTGATCCGTGAGTGGCGCGCGGACGCACTCGACGTCGTAGGGACCGATCCGGTGTGGCCCGAACTTGCCGGTGCCCCCAGGCGAGCGCCGGGAGACGGGCCGCTGACGGATGCCGTTCGCAGTTGGACCGTTGACGTTGCGCACACCGACGGGCGAGCGTGGCGGGTGGTAATCGATCAGCGGACCGACGGTGCTCCGACGCCCGCTAGCTGTGGTGCGCCGCTCGGCCCACCGACGCGTATGGCGGTCACGTCCATCACCGCGCTCAGGGACTGAGGTACCGCTGAGCGGTGCCTCCTGCCCACACTTCCGCGGTTCTGAAGTCGGCGGATCGGGGTCCATAGCTTTCCCATCACGTGCGGAGTGCCGCATTCCACCGCTCTGTCCCCGGTCTGCCCCCACTGCGCACGCCAGCGCGACCCCCAACGCCAGTCCCAGCGTCGCAACCAGCCCTAGACCGAACGACGGCCCCACAGCTCGCAGCGCGGCACCACGGCTCCTCTCGCCCCTCAGCACCGCCCCCGACGCCGCCGCACCGGCTCCCACAACCCACAACATCTCTAACTCCCCCTCCGCACGCTCCCCCGCGCGCACCCAGTCCGGCTTCCTCACCCGCCTCAGCGCAGCACGCTCGGCAGCAGCCACCGCCGCAAGAAGACGGGTCGCCGACCTTCGAACCTGACCCTGCGAGGCTACGCACACACAATCCGCCATCGCAGAGCCTGTGGATAACTCCACGCCGCCCCTCGCCGCGACAGGCCAACACCACGGCCCCAACTGGCCGTGCCATAGTCCTCCCAACAGAGGGCCAACTCCCCGTCCAGAGTGGCGAATTGCCCCCAGCACGGAGACCACCGCACACCCCGAATTGCCAGCAACAGCCCCGCGCCCGAAGCCAGACAGGCTCGAAACTCGCCTCTCCGAACTACGGCTCCGGCGTCCCCGGAGGCTCCGCCAGACCGTGCCGATACGCGTAGTGGATGGCCTGCGCCCGATCGCGCAGTCCCGCCTTGGCGAAGAGGTTGTTGATGTGCGTCTTCACCGTCGCCGTGGAGACATGCAGCGTACGGGCGATCTCCGGATTGCTCTGCCCTGCCGCCACGAGGCGCAGCACGTCCACCTCCCGTGCGGTCAGCCCGTCCGGGGGCTCGTCGGAGGGTTCGGGACGGTTGCGTACGGGCTCGGCGAGGCGTTCCAGCAAACGACGTTGGATCTTCGGCGACAGCCCGGCCTCGCCCGACAACACGTCGTCGATGGCGCGGACGATCTCGTCGCCATCCGCGTCCTTGGTGAGGTAACCGCGGGCGCCGGCCTGCAGAGCGGGAAACAGCGAATCGTCGTCGGCATACGTGGTGAGCACGACGACCTGCGTGCCAGCGTGTTCCTTACGGATGCGACGGGTCGCCTCGACTCCGTCGCAACGCGGCATCCGCAGGTCCATCAGGACGACGTCCGGGGCCAGTTCGGCGACCATGCGGACCGCCTCGTTGCCATCCGCGGCCGAACCGACGACCTCAATTCCCGGCAACAGCCCCAGCAGCATCACGATTCCCTCGCGCACGACCGTCTGGTCGTCAGCCACGACCACGCGCGCCGTCGTACGCTCCGTCATGCCGGCACCCGCAGCCGCACCACAAAACCCTCCTCATCGGGGCCGGACTCCAGCGTTCCGCCGAGGAGTTCGGCGCGCTCCCGCATCCCGAGGAGACCGTACCCGGAACCGCTCCGCGCAAGTTCCCCCGGTCTGCCACGTCCGCCGGAGTCCCGCACCACCAACCCCACTTCGCCCTCGAAGTACTCCAGCCACACGCTCACATGGGCACCCGGTGCGTGCTTGCGCACATTGGTGAGCGCCTCCTGGGCGACCCGTCGGACCGCAAGTCCCGCCTCCGCGGGCAGTATCCGCGGCGCACCCACGACGTCCAGTTGTGCGCCCTCAGTGGCCGTCAGACGGCGCAGGAAGTCCTCGACCGGGACCATCTCCCCGCGCAGGGCGGAAAGCGCCTCACG includes the following:
- a CDS encoding CobW family GTP-binding protein, producing the protein MATQQIPVVVLAGFLGSGKTTLLNHLLRAGDGTRIGAIVNDFGSIEIDAMTVAGQVDSMVSLGNGCLCCAVDTSELDDYLERLARPAARIDVIVIEASGLAEPQELIRMILASDNERIVYGGLIEVVDAAEFEDTRARHPELNRHVGIADLVVLNKADRLPDEARQELVDTLAELAPGRPVICTAYGQIAPELFFDRGTGKDRDAAVRQLSFEDLLREASAQGPPGQGIGDDHEHDHQDCRGCDHHHSGHLHAAYESVEFTSVEPMHPRRLMEFLDSRPSGLYRIKGFVHFDVPENRQRFTLHAVGNFLRFYPEPWPKGEERRTQLVMIGSGIDGPALRKELANCRQEAPTVADEHSMWGVLRYVASREE
- a CDS encoding IS982 family transposase, with the translated sequence MTTNLDALLAALYVFIDDHVAPRRRIGRPPKLTDAELLCLAVAQVLLGFPSARQWIRFVHARLGHLFRYLPQQSAYNKRLNAAGPLISAVIQALARQVPTWHDNLRLIDSTPLPCAASRETVKRSDLAGHAGYGYCASHSRFFWGLRLYLLTTAEGMPVSWCLANPKLGERQVMTALLERDHHLMRSGQVILADKGFAGREFEAFLEERLGVHLVRPDLKNEPVRHGRLAHVRQWIEAVFDTLKGQLSLEQHGGRTPAGVFARTGQRLLALATAIWHNWNTNAPAKRSLIAYDH
- a CDS encoding sucrase ferredoxin, which gives rise to MSTCAIASLEAAEPLAGTAATARTWLLIEQTGPWGAKALTDSHLDPHLGRALEAAAEGTGVRVALIRRPGRHADLHGTTRRRMFLAHTSPGRSWIRTTTVTDPGATLGLDFASLGDGDHHGLWEPYTGEPMVLVCTNGKRDRCCALLGRPLAAQLSTDGCATWEVTHIGGHRFSPTLFVLPYGYAYGRASAQLVKDVVESARSGRIALDQCRGRSTWDRPAQAADLAVRELIREWRADALDVVGTDPVWPELAGAPRRAPGDGPLTDAVRSWTVDVAHTDGRAWRVVIDQRTDGAPTPASCGAPLGPPTRMAVTSITALRD
- a CDS encoding response regulator, whose product is MTERTTARVVVADDQTVVREGIVMLLGLLPGIEVVGSAADGNEAVRMVAELAPDVVLMDLRMPRCDGVEATRRIRKEHAGTQVVVLTTYADDDSLFPALQAGARGYLTKDADGDEIVRAIDDVLSGEAGLSPKIQRRLLERLAEPVRNRPEPSDEPPDGLTAREVDVLRLVAAGQSNPEIARTLHVSTATVKTHINNLFAKAGLRDRAQAIHYAYRHGLAEPPGTPEP